From a region of the Gossypium raimondii isolate GPD5lz chromosome 10, ASM2569854v1, whole genome shotgun sequence genome:
- the LOC105777871 gene encoding uncharacterized protein LOC105777871: protein MKMITCDRATYDAVVMAHKKYEPFLNKSIDHYDEMTLVVGKDMTTGSFARTFADIDLDDGNQDSVPVDCDNEEAEEVRTNVSSSGTSKRKRKNVQESVVDEQIKFVAEQLGKIANALEQFTADKIPQF from the exons atgaaaatgatcacatgtgatagAGCGACATATGATGCAGTAGtgatg gcacacaagaagtatgaaccatttttgaataaaagcattgatcattatgatgaaatgacTTTGGTTGTTGGCAAAGATATGACAACAGGGAGTTTTGCCAGAACATTCGCTGACATAGATTTGGATGATGGTAACCAAGATTCAGTGCCTGTAGACTGCGACAATGAAGAGGCTGAAGAGGTAAGAACAAATGTATCTTCATCTGGCACAtccaaacgtaaaagaaaaaatgttcaagaaagtgttgttgatgaacaaattaaatttgtggctgaacaacttggcaaaattgctaatgctttggAACAATTTACTGCGGATAAGATACCACAGTTTTAA